In Spirochaetae bacterium HGW-Spirochaetae-1, the genomic stretch TTCCCGTGGGAAGCTTTCCCCGGCGCTCCGCGCCAGTATGTCGGTGCCGTCGGTATTCATTCCCGGAGTTGTCGACGGCCGCTTTCTTATCGACGGTGGTGTGGTGAATCCCGTGCCCGTATCGGTGGTGAAGGAAATGGGCGCCGATATTATCATCGCCGTGAATCTTGACAACTATTCCCGCGAGGGGCTGTTCGCCGCGGACGACGTGGAATCCCTTCCGCGGGTGACGACGCGCAGCATCGATCTGCTTCGTCACCACCTGGCCCGCCACTGCTGCCGCGGCGCACAGATCGTAATTGAGCCCAATAACGCCCATGATGAGCTCTCGAGCTGGAAAAACTATTTCATCAACAATATCGGTGAAGAGCACATGAAGAGAGGGGATGAGGCCGCTGAAGTTTTCATTCCGCGCCTGAAGAAGCTGCTGGGGCGGTGAGCGCCATAGTAATAAGGAGCATAATATCTTTGGAATATATTGCCATTGATCGTGTTGAGCCGGCAACACGATCAATTCAGAGGCACTGCACCATCCGGTTCATCGATCGTCGTTCCATCAGCCTGCGGTCATAGGTCCGTCTTTCAAGGACAGGTTCCGCTGTCCTTCGGTCAAAGAGATGGAAGTGCTGGTAGTCGTCCCGTCTGTCTACGGAACGCCTCTGCATGAACCTCCTATCTCTCCCTCTTCTTTCATGATCGGGATTTTCGTCCGTTTCTCCATTCATCACCCGCATGATGAGCAGAAAAATCAGGGACAGTACGGTAATAAATATGATGATGTTGAGTTCTACCATTGATAGTTCCGGTGTATCCACCTCAAATATATCAACGGGATCTTTCAAAATCAAAATATTATGTCTTTTTGATGTATATGTTTGAAAAATACGGCCGGAACGGCTAGGAACCTTTTTTCTTCAGGTAATCAATGAATTCCGTATAATTGACCTCGCTCAGAGCGTCCATGTCCGTGATCTGAAAGCCTACGGTGAGATTGTTATTTTTGCCGGTGCCTATATGTTTTACGTTTGCCAGGATGGATGCTCTGGTGTTTCCGGGAAGATGCATGTCCAGGGATACCTGCGAATTTTCTTTAAAATACCGTATCGTCTTCCTTTCCCCGAGGATTATACCGAAACCGCTGGGGGAGATGTTGCTCACAATCAGTTTTTCACTGAGACTGCTGAAAATGCCGGCCGTGGCAAAGAGCTTGTCCAGGCGTATGGAATATTTTTTCAACTGCGCCAGGGTCGCCTGCATG encodes the following:
- a CDS encoding esterase, with the protein product MIQRRIRKYIVSGVYMPIGKKRKKVGLALGSGGIRGLAHVGVIKCLCRHGIPIDYIAGASIGAWVGAHYALFEDIPRLEQFTVGKRLEKLNTFFELTLKGGIVKGTKVQRLLDNWLGSADFESTKIPVRISAADIITGSEVVFSRGKLSPALRASMSVPSVFIPGVVDGRFLIDGGVVNPVPVSVVKEMGADIIIAVNLDNYSREGLFAADDVESLPRVTTRSIDLLRHHLARHCCRGAQIVIEPNNAHDELSSWKNYFINNIGEEHMKRGDEAAEVFIPRLKKLLGR